In a single window of the Debaryomyces hansenii CBS767 chromosome A complete sequence genome:
- a CDS encoding DEHA2A12122p (highly similar to uniprot|P53290 Saccharomyces cerevisiae YGR163W GTR2 Cytoplasmic GTP binding protein) translates to MEATILPNPKDSNATILLMGLRRGGKSSICKVVFHNMQPLDTLYLESTSKPTTEQFSSLIDLSVMELPGQLNYFEPNYDSERLFSSVGALVYVIDSQDEYLNALTNLSIIIEYAYKVNPKINIEVLIHKIDGLSEDYRIDAQRDIMQRIGDELLDLGLEGVQVSFYLTSIFDHSIYEAFSRIVQKLINELPSLENMLDNLVQHSSIDKIFIFDVNSKIYVATDSSPVDIQTYEVCAEFIDITIDLDDLYIENENSMNDSETVIKKQELKSISHLSNGSLLYLKQMIRGLALVALVRHDENNSDLSLDSLMTIIDYNVSNFKKSLMKMWENSKLVEQPNTQNSELMN, encoded by the coding sequence atggAAGCAACTATATTACCAAATCCAAAGGATAGTAATGCTACGATCTTGTTAATGGGGTTACGTAGAGGAGGAAAATCGTCAATATGTAAGGTCGTTTTCCATAACATGCAGCCCTTGGATACATTGTACTTAGAAAGTACATCGAAACCTACCACAGAACAATTTTCGCTGTTAATTGATTTGTCAGTCATGGAATTACCTGGCCAGCTAAATTACTTTGAACCGAATTACGATTCGGAAAGGTTATTTTCAAGTGTAGGAGCATTGGTTTACGTTATCGACTCACAGgatgaatatttaaatgCACTTACAAATTTGTCTATAATTATCGAATACGCATACAAAGTGAATCCAAAAATCAACATTGAAGTCTTGATCCATAAGATTGACGGCTTATCGGAAGATTATAGAATTGATGCGCAAAGAGATATAATGCAGAGAATTGGAGATGAACTATTAGATTTAGGATTGGAGGGTGTTCAAGtttcattttatttaaCATCTATTTTTGATCATTCTATATATGAAGCATTTTCAAGAATAGTACAGAagttaattaatgaattgcCATCATTGGAAAATATGTTGGATAATTTAGTGCAACATTCTTCCATTGATAAGatctttatttttgatgTCAATTCAAAGATTTACGTGGCTACTGACTCATCTCCGGTTGACATTCAAACCTACGAAGTGTGTGCAGAGTTTATTGATATAACTATTGATTTGGATGAtctttatattgaaaatgaaaattcaatgaatgaTAGTGAAACAGTCATTAAGAAGCAAGAGTTAAAGTCAATATCTCATTTATCGAACGGGTCCCTACTTTACTTGAAGCAGATGATCAGAGGATTAGCATTGGTAGCATTGGTGAGGCACGATGAGAATAATAGTGATCTTTCGTTGGATAGTTTAATGACTATAATAGACTACAATGTTAGCAATTTTAAGAAgtcattaatgaaaatgtgGGAGAATTCCAAACTTGTAGAGCAACCAAATACCCAAAATAGCGAGTTGATGAACTGA
- a CDS encoding DEHA2A12232p (weakly similar to uniprot|P40540 Saccharomyces cerevisiae YIL027C KRE27): MIQSSVLYLLGSLLFIHAAYSSFEFHQLLKTHIEYDYLPLPTEITVEVILALVTFIIGSIISVENGPKLSIDNKLIQQDDKYLKKIEMRKAMREFEKVGISGFEEYDSRVDFIDIKQKRKEYSDWLNK, translated from the coding sequence ATGATACAATCATCGGTTCTATACCTTTTAGGTTCTTTGCTATTTATACATGCTGCATATTCGTCGTTCGAATTTCACCAATTGTTAAAAACACACATTGAATACGACTATTTACCATTACCAACGGAAATTACAGTCGAGGTTATATTGGCATTAGTTACATTTATAATTGgatcaataatatcagTTGAAAATGGACCCAAGTTATCGATTGATAATAAGTTGATTCAACAAGATGATAagtatttgaagaaaattgaaatgaGGAAAGCTATGagagaatttgaaaaggtCGGTATCAGTGGGTTTGAAGAATACGACTCTAGAGTCGATTTCATCGATATAAAGCAAAAGAGGAAAGAATATAGCGATTGGCTTAATAAATAG
- a CDS encoding DEHA2A12188p (no similarity): MLHEYLTSTFVSCYIPQLESGGIAMRNRDLIRGDAADQLCEDNGVSSKSSRIRSVLFARLIPHKIGTGWSILYLLRCALLIFVGRCMISVRWVKHFDRREGIFRRTGPRLKN; this comes from the coding sequence atgTTGCATGAGTATCTCACTTCCACATTCGTATCTTGTTATATTCCCCAGTTAGAGAGTGGAGGAATTGCGATGAGGAATAGGGATTTGATACGAGGAGATGCGGCAGATCAATTATGCGAAGATAACGGGGTATCTTCCAAAAGTAGTAGAATTAGACTGGTCCTTTTCGCCAGACTTATCCCTCATAAGATAGGGACTGGTTGGAGTATTCTCTATTTATTACGTTGTGCTTTGTTGATTTTCGTGGGGCGTTGCATGATTAGTGTGCGTTGGGTTAAGCATTTTGACAGGAGAGAAGGAATTTTTCGGAGGACCGGTCCGAGactaaaaaattga
- a CDS encoding DEHA2A12254p (similar to uniprot|P08019 Saccharomyces cerevisiae YIL099W SGA1 Intracellular sporulation-specific glucoamylase involved in glycogen degradation): MMKLNLIISMLIANFAVSYGLYVPGYDLHYLNTGVAEAVQKVLSLNLFPNYDDKVDSSDTTEQSEYEKWLVTQGNTSFQGILNNIGGISEFLEGTEVSEGAVIASPSKNKPNYFYQWVRDAALTIRSLVHYLEDNNTNNQKICSIIEKYIENNYYLQRLPNNSGRFDDNTRSGLGEPKFMPDCTAFDEHWGRPQNDGPGLRISTIVSYLNLIEKYRLSLSNKFLKDERFIYDEIIKPDLFYIVKNWKKESFDIWEEVNSIHFFTSMSQLRAVIDGLKLAKKYEVDKQFVDQLYESITNLKSFIEVDARFAIPSSLYIIETPGLFSSGKRSGLDAAALLASIHSHDLEVDEYSDVPFDVNDYHILNTINAMASDMRFRYPINRDRIGKPSLGVALGRYPEDIYDGVGSSEGNPWFIATASAAEVIFKTVYKLSDSQQDLLINKYNQEFFKSFINFEADDLEEFVIPCNSIRYNNALLNLFDFGDSFLKIIKDHVDGNGHMSEQFNKYTGYMQGAMDLTWSYSAFWNALRWRNKTLEVISNHNNNHN; the protein is encoded by the coding sequence atgatgaagttaaatttgattatacTGATGCTTATAGCAAATTTTGCTGTTTCTTATGGACTTTATGTGCCTGGGTATGACCTTCATTACTTGAATACTGGTGTGGCTGAAGCAGTACAAAAGGTTTTATCCTTAAATCTATTTCCAAATTACGACGACAAAGTAGATTCACTGGATACCACAGAACAATctgaatatgaaaaatggTTAGTAACTCAAGGAAATACTTCGTTTCAAggaattttgaataatattggAGGCATTAGTGAGTTCCTAGAAGGAACGGAGGTTAGTGAAGGGGCAGTCATTGCATCTCCTTCAAAGAATAAaccaaattatttctaCCAATGGGTCAGAGATGCTGCATTAACCATTCGATCCTTGGTTCATTATCTTGAGGACAACAATACTAACAACCAGAAGATATGTTCcataattgaaaaatatattgaaaataattactACTTGCAAAGATTACCGAACAATCTGGGGAGGTTTGATGATAATACTCGATCAGGTTTAGGAGAACCAAAATTTATGCCCGATTGTACAGCTTTCGATGAGCATTGGGGGAGACCTCAAAATGATGGGCCAGGATTAAGAATTTCGACAATTGTTTCCTACctaaatttaatagaaAAGTATAGACTAAGCTTGTCTAATAAGTTTTTAAAAGATGAAAGATTTATATACGACGAAATCATTAAACCagatttattttatattgttaaaaattggaagaagGAGAGTTTTGACATTTGGGAAGAAGTCAATTCTATTCATTTCTTTACATCTATGTCCCAATTGAGAGCTGTTATAGATGGGCTCAAGTTAGCCAAGAAATATGAAGTAGATAAACAGTTTGTTGACCAATTGTATGAATCTATCACCAACTTGAAGCTGTTTATTGAAGTTGACGCAAGATTTGCTATCCCATCATctctttatattattgagaCACCAGGCTTATTTTCTAGTGGTAAAAGATCAGGACTAGATGCTGCTGCTTTACTCGCAAGTATACATTCACATGACcttgaagttgatgaatACTCTGATGTACCGTTTGATGTTAATGACTATCACATTTTAAATACGATTAATGCAATGGCTTCTGACATGAGGTTTAGGTATCCAATAAACCGTGATAGAATAGGAAAACCTTCACTTGGTGTTGCGCTAGGCAGATACCCTGAGGATATTTATGATGGAGTAGGGTCATCAGAGGGTAATCCATGGTTTATCGCGACTGCGTCAGCAGCAGAAGTTATTTTTAAAACAGTTTACAAGCTACTGGACAGTCAAcaagatttattgattaacaaatataatcaagaaTTCTTTAAGTCATTCATTAACTTTGAAGCCGACgatttagaagaatttgTCATTCCGTGTAATTCCATCCGGTACAACAATGCGTTacttaatttatttgactttGGTGACTCctttttgaagataataaaagACCATGTTGATGGAAATGGTCATATGTCTgaacaattcaataaatatacgGGCTACATGCAAGGTGCTATGGACCTAACTTGGAGTTATAGTGCATTCTGGAATGCTTTGAGGTGGAGAAATAAGACCCTTGAAGTCATATCCAATCacaataataatcataatTAG
- a CDS encoding DEHA2A12144p (highly similar to uniprot|P50167 Pichia stipitis ARDH D- arabinitol 2-dehydrogenase), which produces MDYSYDNVVPSFRLDGRLAILTGGSGGLAAVVSRALLAQGAQIALLDMNLERTKAAAKELETWGQESLKGAHESPVGAVSAWSCNIGDFEQVEECFKNINEHHDMVADLLINTAGYCENFPAEEYPSANAEGILKVNGLGAFYVSQAFARPLISSNKKGSIILVGSMSGTIVNDPQPQCMYNMSKAGVIHLTRSLACEWAKFNIRVNTLSPGYILTPLTRNVISGHSDMKEAWESKVPMKRMAEPKEFVGSILYLASESASSYTTGHNLVVDGGYECW; this is translated from the coding sequence ATGGATTACTCATACGATAATGTTGTTCCAAGCTTTAGATTAGATGGTAGATTAGCTATCTTGACCGGTGGATCAGGAGGATTGGCTGCTGTGGTGTCTAGAGCATTATTAGCTCAGGGAGCACAAATTGCTTTGCTTGATATGAATTTAGAAAGAACCAAGGCTGCAGCAAAGGAATTGGAAACATGGGGACAAGAATCATTGAAAGGTGCACATGAAAGCCCAGTGGGAGCTGTTTCCGCATGGTCTTGTAATATTGGGGATTTTGAACAGGTGGAAGAGTGCTTTAAGAACATCAATGAACACCACGATATGGTGGCTGATTTGTTAATCAATACTGCAGGTTACTGTGAGAATTTCCCGGCCGAAGAATACCCATCTGCCAATGCTGAAGGTATTTTGAAGGTCAATGGATTAGGTGCATTCTACGTATCACAAGCATTTGCCCGTCCATTGATCAGCAGCAATAAGAAAGGATCCATCATTTTAGTTGGGTCGATGTCTGGAACAATTGTGAACGACCCACAACCACAATGTATGTACAACATGTCCAAGGCAGGTGTTATTCACTTGACCAGATCATTGGCTTGTGAATGGGCCAAATTCAACATCAGAGTTAACACTTTGAGTCCTGGATATATCTTAACCCCTTTGACCAGAAACGTCATTTCTGGTCATTCCGATATGAAGGAAGCATGGGAATCAAAGGTCCCAATGAAGAGAATGGCCGAACCAAAGGAATTTGTTGGCTCGATCTTGTACTTGGCCAGCGAGTCTGCTTCTAGTTATACTACAGGTCACAACTTAGTTGTTGATGGTGGCTACGAGTGCTGGTAG
- a CDS encoding DEHA2A12166p (similar to CA4635|IPF1524 Candida albicans IPF1524), whose product MTSSSDLTNKDSSFLQEDSNYDEPNKQDRLESKSINSLASSLNSSREGSPLREPIVYDNDVHDSNSRIRRRSSVGSKSDRGRSHSFITLGTDYLHGSRHSMGSQHSLSRYSTSYCVKEIYGDMPEEDIMIQRTATKSTILNSLSKRVENANIEAERGENLDKESKVEEDVSEEDRLYQEVPDIPVPTTKFGGEFSSIDPELVTWEGTDDPEYPRNWPVRSKILQTAIVSIYTLVPPMSSSVCSPAMPDIAESLGMNSQFLQSFSVSIMVLAWALGPIIIAPLSESDKIGRRWVLNISVWISFIFNLACAFAKTTTQLCVFRFLGGLGGAAPLNVGAGTIADLWDDRGRQFAMAAYSISPSLGPVISPIMSGFIVENTHWKWVFIVLAILNGVVAAVGTLLFKETYSPKLLSLKAKRLREETGNSHLHTIFEIANGETTSEKVMSTVTRPLQLLFSHPMCFGLGSFMAFIYGFMYLMVVTFPSVFERNYGFSVGISGLMFLPMGIGYVVGIAFWTWLIDYFYIKLTEKNNGVSKPEYRLPCLCFAGIGIPIGLVWYGWSAEKKIHWIMPAIGSAIFAFSYIPVFQTIQNYLIDMNTRLSASSIASCSIYRSVFGFALPLAANPMYEKLNYGWGNTMCAFIAFALGIPFPIFCLIYGERLRDWANRRLDKKQAARDARNLKRLQQQNEMEFAKMDKSQLVTDSSFSKTD is encoded by the coding sequence ATGACTTCGTCAAGTGACCTAACGAATAAGGATAGTTCATTCTTGCAGGAGGATTCCAACTATGATGAACCTAATAAACAAGATAGACTCGAACTGAAGAGCATAAATCTGTTGGCATCATCGTTAAACTCAAGTCGAGAAGGATCTCCTCTCAGGGAGCCAATAGtatatgataatgatgTACATGATTCGAATTCAAGAATCAGGAGAAGGTCTAGTGTAGGAAGTAAATCAGATAGAGGAAGATCGCATTCCTTTATTACATTGGGGACTGATTATTTACATGGATCAAGACATTCCATGGGAAGTCAACATAGCTTGAGTAGGTATTCTACCAGTTACTGCGTGAAGGAAATTTATGGAGACATGCCGGAGGAGGACATTATGATCCAAAGAACTGCTACCAAGTCGActattttaaattctcTTTCAAAAAGAGTGGAGAACGCTAATATTGAAGCTGAAAGAGGTGAAAATTTGGACAAAGAAAGCAAAGTGGAAGAGGATGtttcagaagaagatagGTTATACCAGGAAGTTCCAGACATTCCTGTGCCCACCACAAAGTTTGGGGGTGAGTTCAGCAGTATTGATCCTGAGTTAGTTACGTGGGAAGGTACAGATGATCCTGAATACCCAAGAAATTGGCCAGTTAGATCAAAGATCTTGCAAACAGCTATTGTTTCTATTTACACTTTGGTTCCTCCAATGTCATCATCAGTTTGTTCACCAGCGATGCCTGATATCGCCGAAAGTCTTGGAATGAATTCTCAATTCCTTCAATCATTTTCTGTTTCAATAATGGTTCTAGCATGGGCTTTGGGCCCAATCATCATTGCGCCTTTATCTGAATCTGACAAAATTGGTAGGCGATGGGTCCTAAACATCTCTGTTTGGATCagttttatatttaatctCGCATGTGCCTTTGCAAAAACAACAACACAATTATGTGTTTTTAGGTTCTTAGGAGGCCTTGGGGGAGCCGCTCCGTTGAATGTTGGGGCAGGCACCATTGCCGATTTGTGGGATGATAGAGGTAGACAATTCGCAATGGCTGCATATTCCATAAGTCCTTCGTTAGGACCTGTGATTTCACCAATCATGTCGGGCtttattgttgaaaataCACATTGGAAATGGGTATTTATCGTTTTGGCTATATTGAATGGTGTTGTCGCTGCTGTTGGcacattattattcaaagagACATACTCGCCGAAATTACTAAGCCTTAAGGCTAAGAGGTTGAGAGAAGAGACAGGCAATAGCCATTTACATACAATTTTCGAAATTGCTAACGGTGAAACTACATCTGAAAAAGTAATGAGCACTGTGACAAGGCCCTTACAGCTACTCTTTTCTCATCCAATGTGTTTCGGTTTAGGATCGTTCATGGCATTCATTTACGGCTTCATGTATTTGATGGTCGTTACATTCCCAAGTGTATTTGAACGAAATTATGGATTTTCGGTTGGCATTTCTGGTTTAATGTTCTTGCCAATGGGAATTGGTTATGTTGTTGGTATTGCATTCTGGACATGGCTTATTGACTATTTTTATATCAAATTAAcagaaaagaataatggGGTGAGTAAACCAGAATACCGGTTACCATGCTTGTGCTTCGCAGGGATTGGTATACCGATTGGTCTTGTGTGGTATGGTTGGTCAGCTGAGAAAAAAATACATTGGATAATGCCGGCAATTGGAAGTGCTATATTCGCTTTCTCGTACATTCCTGTGTTCCAGACGAtccaaaattatttgattgataTGAACACTCGTCTATCAGCGTCGTCTATTGCTTCTTGTTCGATTTATAGGTCGGTTTTTGGGTTCGCCTTGCCTCTTGCTGCTAATCCAATGTACGAAAAACTCAACTATGGATGGGGTAATACTATGTGTGCATTCATTGCATTTGCCTTGGGAATACCATTCCCAATATTCTGTCTTATTTACGGCGAAAGACTCAGAGACTGGGCCAACAGAAGACTCGATAAGAAGCAAGCCGCTAGGGATGCCAGAAACTTGAAAAGATTGCAACAGCAAAACGAAATGGAGTTTGCCAAAATGGACAAGTCTCAACTTGTCACCGACTCCTCATTCCTGAAGACAGACTAG
- a CDS encoding DEHA2A12276p (similar to CA2797|IPF8404 Candida albicans IPF8404) — MTNEDDLAVYDEPRSARQEEFDSLNTSVKLERLNTLIQRSQVYSQIMAENILQNTMDKKQARGIAADTSENHPSKRRKGVKRQTKTPKHDVVSMLSAPSAEMSTHKQPRLFSGGTLKDYQLDGMEWLITLFENGLNGILADEMGLGKTIQCIAFLTFLMENGINGPFLIVVPLSTISNWCNEVKRFAPSLKMLKYIGSKQERSDLAISSDYNIVLTSYEISIRDFSKLNRINWKYLIVDEGHRLKNMNCTLIKFLKKLNVNNKLLITGTPLQNNLDELWSLLNFILPDIFHDLDLFQQWFNFDELTNFQQQNTGNDDETNRLIEMNIQESLVKNLHTILKPFILRRLKKDVIRNLPPKKEYIIHISLSTLQKKLYNDALNNNLLFGLLEVYLKEYIHYNHGDLFDASEITKLMEKKLAVIPAEKRSKLGSFKEADSDDEFDYIEEHIDNSKPELDEKQIAKLPKKKRKEYIFDNLYYKCLKRLKHLSLQNLIIQLRNICNSPYIFYEPFEPYSNKDAQFMDLLLRNSSKFKVLQQLLDELLSKNHKVLIFSQFTKVLDLINDWLVYENVEICRLDGSMNQSDREEEITEFNAKNSKQQVFLLSTRAGGLGINLTASDTVIIFDNDWNPQIDLQAIDRVHRIGQTKPVKIYRFLIKNSIEEILISKSYSKRFLEKIIIQMGEFKFNKFQKVINEKNLNFKNLVNLSKSFRINGEVKENQSGDNDYDVDERANENKLTDDEMTELLDRSSECYRTEKNFENVSVFETINNMDK, encoded by the coding sequence ATGACCAACGAAGATGACCTCGCAGTGTACGATGAACCCCGTTCGGCCCGCCAGGAAGAGTTCGATAGCCTCAACACGTCCGTCAAGCTCGAAAGGTTAAACACATTGATCCAGCGGTCGCAGGTGTACTCGCAGATCATGGCGGAGAATATATTGCAGAACACCATGGACAAGAAACAGGCCAGGGGAATAGCCGCTGACACGTCTGAGAATCATCCTTCCAAGCGTAGGAAGGGTGTAAAACGACAGACAAAGACTCCCAAACACGACGTGGTATCGATGCTTTCGGCACCATCCGCCGAAATGTCTACCCACAAGCAGCCACGGTTGTTCTCGGGAGGCACGCTCAAGGACTACCAGTTGGACGGTATGGAGTGGTTGATCACGTTGTTTGAAAATGGGTTGAATGGGATATTGGCGGACGAGATGGGGCTCGGGAAGACGATCCAATGCATTGCGTTCTTGACGTTTCTTATGGAAAACGGCATCAATGGCCCCTTTCTTATTGTGGTGCCGTTGTCGACTATTTCCAACTGGTGCAATGAGGTCAAACGGTTTGCGCCGTCGCTCAAGATGTTGAAATACATCGGATCGAAACAAGAGCGGTCTGACCTCGCCATAAGCTCTGATTATAACATCGTGTTAACATCGTACGAGATATCTATCAGAGACTTTTCCAAGCTCAACCGCATCAACTGGAAATACCTCATTGTCGACGAGGGCCATAGGttaaagaatatgaattgCACATTGATCAAGTTCTTGAAAAAGCTAAATGTGAATAATAAGCTTTTGATTACGGGTACCCCGTTACAGAATAATCTCGACGAGTTGTGGTCGTTGTTGAACTTTATACTCCCTGATATTTTCCACGACTTGGATCTATTCCAACAATGgttcaattttgatgaattgacCAATTTCCAGCAACAGAATACTGGTAACGACGATGAAACAAACCGCTTGATTGAAATGAATATCCAGGAGAGCTTGGTCAAGAATTTGCATACCATTTTGAAGCCGTTTATCCTAAGACGGTTGAAGAAAGATGTAATCCGCAATTTACCTCCCAAGAAGGAATACATCATTCATATATCTCTCAGCACCTTGCAGAAAAAGTTGTATAATGATGcgttgaataataatttgttgTTTGGATTACTAGAAGTATACTTGAAGGAATATATTCACTATAACCATGGTGATTTGTTTGATGCGTCTGAAATCACTAAGTTAATGGAGAAGAAATTAGCAGTGATACCTGCCGAGAAGCGGTCAAAACTTGGATCGTTCAAAGAAGCCGATAGTGATGAcgaatttgattatatcGAAGAACATATCGATAACTCGAAACCAGAGTTAGATGAGAAgcaaattgcaaaattacccaagaaaaaaagaaaagaatacatttttgataacttgTATTATAAGTGTCTCAAACGCTTAAAGCATCTATCGTTACAAAACTTAATCATCCAGTTAAGAAATATCTGTAATTCGCCATATATATTCTACGAACCATTTGAACCATATTCTAATAAGGATGCTCAATTTATGGACTTGTTATTGCGCAATTCGTCAAAGTTCAAAGTTTTGCAGCAATTGTTGGATGAGTTATTACTGAAAAATCACAAAGTACTTAtattttctcaatttaCTAAGGTACTAGACTTGATAAATGATTGGCTAGTTTACGAGAATGTTGAGATATGCAGACTAGATGGATCAATGAATCAACTGGATAGGGAGGAAGAGATAACGGAATTTAATGCCAAAAATTCGAAACAGCAagtatttttattatctaCTAGAGCAGGTGGTTTAGGTATTAATTTAACTGCATCGGATACTGTTATCatctttgataatgattGGAATCCACAAATAGACTTACAAGCAATTGACAGGGTACATAGAATAGGTCAAACCAAGCCTGTTAAGATTTACCGTTTTCTcataaagaattcaatagaagaaattttgATCAGTAAATCATATTCTAAGAggtttcttgaaaaaatcattattcaaatggGTGAATTTaagtttaataaattccaaaaaGTCATAAATGAAAAGAACCTTAACTTTAAGAATTTGGTTAATTTATCGAAAAGTTTTAGAATTAACGGCGAGGTCAAAGAAAACCAATCCGGTGATAATGACTACGATGTGGATGAACGAGCAAACGAGAATAAGTTGACTGATGACGAAATGacagaattattggataGAAGTAGCGAATGCTACAGGACAGAAAAGAACTTTGAAAATGTTTCAGTTTTTGAaactataaataatatggataaataa
- a CDS encoding DEHA2A12210p (similar to uniprot|P53045 Saccharomyces cerevisiae YGR060W ERG25 C-4 methyl sterol oxidase) yields the protein MSSSVFHDYSGFSNATTFGEVYNNFNQIDSLNWMEKLWGSYYYYMGNDLFATGLLFFTLHEAMYFGRCIPWMIIDRIPYFNKYKIQDAKIPSNKEQWECLKSVLTSHFLVEAFPIWFFHPLCQQIGISFEIPFPDISSMLIQLAVFFVCEDAWHYWFHRALHHGVFYKYIHKQHHRYAAPFGLTAEYAHPIEVMLLGFGTVGIPIVWCLITKNLHLFTVCIWITLRLFQAVDSHSGYEFPWSLHHFVPFWAGADHHDEHHHFFIGSYSSSFRWWDFVLDTEAGPKGKSSREQKMKTKAESKKQL from the exons atgtCATCAAG TGTCTTTCACGATTACTCTGGGTTTTCTAATGCCACAACATTTGGCGAAGTTTACAATAACTTCAACCAAATTGACCTGTTGAACTGGATGGAAAAATTATGGGGgtcatattattattacatGGGCAATGACTTGTTTGCCACCGGGTTGTTGTTTTTCACATTGCACGAGGCTATGTATTTCGGTAGATGTATCCCATGGATGATTATCGACAGAATTccatatttcaacaaatataaGATTCAGGATGCTAAGATTCCATCGAACAAGGAACAGTGGGAATGTTTGAAGTCTGTGTTAACATCGCACTTTTTAGTGGAAGCTTTTCCAATCTGGTTTTTCCACCCATTGTGTCAACAAATCGGAATTAGTTTCGAGATTCCATTCCCAGATATATCATCTATGTTGATCCAATTGGCGGTTTTTTTCGTATGTGAGGACGCATGGCATTACTGGTTCCATAGAGCCTTACACCACGGTGTCTTCTACAAGTATATCCATAAGCAACATCACAGATACGCGGCACCATTCGGATTGACTGCAGAGTATGCTCATCCAATTGAAGTTATGTTATTAGGATTTGGTACTGTTGGTATTCCAATTGTGTGGTGTTTAATCACTAAGAATTTGCATCTTTTCACCGTTTGTATCTGGATCACCTTAAGATTGTTCCAAGCAGTTGATTCACATTCCGGATACGAATTCCCATGGTCATTACATCACTTTGTACCATTCTGGGCTGGTGCTGATCACCATGATGAACACCACCATTTCTTCATTGGAAGTTACAGTTCATCTTTCAGATGGTGGGATTTCGTTTTAGATACCGAAGCTGGTCCTAAAGGTAAGTCTTCAAGAGAGCAAAAAATGAAGACCAAAGCTGAATCAAAGAAACAATTATAG